The Caballeronia sp. Lep1P3 genome segment TCGCGCGCGGCCGACGCGCTCTTTTCACCATCGTAGGAGAACGAACCGGCGAGGGTGCTCATGCACGCGCTCCCGGCTTTTCGATGAGGAACGGGCCGATCACGAGCGCATCGAGCGGCGACGTCCAGAACGATTCGAGCGCATCGCGAGGCGAGTTGACCATCGGCTCGCCGCGCGTATTGAACGACGTATTGACGAGCACCGGCACGCCCGTGCGCGCCTTGAACGCAGCGAGCAGGTCGTAATAGAGCGGATGCTGCGAGCGGTTCACGGTCTGCACGCGCGCCGTGCCGTCGATATGCGTGACTGCCGGAATGCGCGACTTCATATCCTCGCGCACATCGAAGACGAACAGCATGAACGGCGCGACGCGCGCATCGACGAACCAGTCGGCGGCATGCTCTTCCATCACGACGGGCGCGACGGGGCGGAAGTCCTCGCGGTCCTTGATCTCGTTGAGACGCGCCTGCATCGACGGATCGATCGGCGAAGCGAGAATCGAACGTGCGCCGAGCGCGCGCGGACCGAACTCCGTGCGTCCCTGATACCAGCCGATCACGCGATTGGACGCGAGAATATCCGCGGTTTCCGCAGCAATATCGTTCAGCCTGCGATACGGCGTCTTCGACCACTTGAGGAACTGCTCGATCTCGTCGTCCTCGTAACGCGGCCCGAGATATGCGTGATTCATGTGCCAGCGCCGGCTGCGATCGCCTTGCTTCACGCGTTGCTGATAGTCGGTCCAGAGGGCCGCGCCGAGCGCCGTGCCCGCATCGCCCGCTGCCGGTTGGACCCAGATGTCCTCGAACGGGCCGCGATCGCGCAGACGCGCATTCATGACGCAATTGAGCGCCACGCCGCCTGCCATCGCGAGATGAGAAAGCCCAGTGCGTTCATGCAGCCAACGCGTCAGTTCGAGCGCGGTCTCTTCGAGCACGACCTGCAGCGAATGCGCGATGTCGTAATGGTGCTGCGTGAGCGGACCGCCACGCTCGCGTCGCGGACCGAAGCGTTCGACGAGGCGCGGCGCATCCACCGTATAGCTGCCGTCGTTGCGATACTTCACGATCTCGCGGAATTGATCGACATACGCGGGCTTGCCGAACGATGCGAGCGCCATGACCTTGTACTCGTCCGACGAGTGAAGAAAGCCGAGATAGTCGGTCACGGCTTCGTAGAGCAGCCCGAGCGAATGCGGCAGTTCCACTTGCTTGATGCGCTTGTACTCGCCGTCGACGAACTGGCCGAGACTCGTGGTCACGCCTTCGCCGCGGCCGTCCATCGTGAGTACGGCGGTGTCTTCATAAGGCGCGGCGAGAAAGGCGCTTGCCTCATGCGACAGATGATGATCGACGTAATGCCAGTCGAAGTGCGGCGCGCGGCCACCGCTTGCGAAACGCTTCTTCAGATGATGCGGCTCGCCGTCGAGCAACTGGCCGCGTGCATTGGCGATATAGCTTAGAAAAAGCGGATCCCACGGCGATTCCGACGGGTTCCCGCTCACCTGTTCCGACGGCATGAAGGGCAGGGCGATGGTCGCCTTCGCCTGCTTCGGCATGCCGGAGAAAAGATGCGGGTCGTAGGAGTACGCGATGTGATCGATGTCCGCGAGTTCGATGCCTGCTTCCTTCAGGCAATAGTCGATGGCATCGAAGGGAAGCTGCCAGGTCGAGAACGGCACGGGACGCTTGGCATGCTTGACGTGCGTGAAACGCTCGTCTTCGGCCGCCGCGATCACGACGCCGTCTTTGACGAGTGCAGCGGCGCTATCGTGATAGACCGCATTGATTCCGAGGGTGTACATAAGGCGCGTCTCTCAGGGTAGTGTCAGATGAGCGGGACGGTGTTCGGTGCGGGCATCGAGCATGGCGAGCGCGGCGTCGACGACTTCATCGACGCTCACGCCAGCGAGACACATGTGATGACCTTCGGGACACACGCTTCGATAGCACCAGCGGCACGGCACGTCGCGATAAAGCACGCGATGCGGCGTTTGCCACGGCATATGCTGCGGATTCGTGAGCGCATAGAGATCGACGACCGGCGTGCCGAGCGCCGACGCGATATGCACGGGACCGCTGTTGTTGGAAATGAGCACGCGCGCGCGGTCGATCAGCGCCGCAAGCTCGCCGAGTCCGAGCGCGCCCGCGAGATCGACGATGCGCGCATCGCCTGCGCTGACGGTCTCGCACAGCGCGGCTTCGCTCGATGAACCCGTGACGAGCACGGGCCAGCCGGTGCGTCCGGCGAGCACGCGCGCCGCCTCTGTGAAGCGCTCCGGCGGATAGCGCCGCGATGCGGCAGTCGCGCCCGGATGCAGCACGAAGAACGGCGCGTGAAGATCGATGCCGCGCGCAGCGAGCTTCTGTCCGAGCGATGCTTCGTCATCGGTGCGCAAGGCGAAACGCATACGCGTGTCGTCGGCGAGCGCGCCGACGCTTGCGACAAGCGCAAGCTGCCGCTCGACTTCGTGACGCGTGCCGTGTTGCGGTTCTCGCTCGGCGACCCAATCCGTCAGTAATCCGTATGGATTTTCCCGGCAATGCGCGAGACGCCGGGGAATGTTCGCGAGATGGCAAAACATCGCGGCAGGCAGCGGGTTCTGGCTATAGACGGTGAAGATCACGGCCGCATCGAAGCCGAGCGATGCAAGACGCTCGCACATCGCGAGGTCGGTGCGCGCATCGACGGGTTTGTCGTGCTTGACCCACGGCGCATCGTATTCGATCACATCGTCGATATCGTCGATGAAGCGCGCC includes the following:
- a CDS encoding glycosyltransferase family 9 protein — protein: MKRDIAITVQPADAHARAPATAPQRIWGEDVRRILCIRLDNLGDVLMTTPAMHALKHAYPGRHLTLLASGSGAHAARFIDDIDDVIEYDAPWVKHDKPVDARTDLAMCERLASLGFDAAVIFTVYSQNPLPAAMFCHLANIPRRLAHCRENPYGLLTDWVAEREPQHGTRHEVERQLALVASVGALADDTRMRFALRTDDEASLGQKLAARGIDLHAPFFVLHPGATAASRRYPPERFTEAARVLAGRTGWPVLVTGSSSEAALCETVSAGDARIVDLAGALGLGELAALIDRARVLISNNSGPVHIASALGTPVVDLYALTNPQHMPWQTPHRVLYRDVPCRWCYRSVCPEGHHMCLAGVSVDEVVDAALAMLDARTEHRPAHLTLP
- a CDS encoding carbamoyltransferase C-terminal domain-containing protein, encoding MYTLGINAVYHDSAAALVKDGVVIAAAEDERFTHVKHAKRPVPFSTWQLPFDAIDYCLKEAGIELADIDHIAYSYDPHLFSGMPKQAKATIALPFMPSEQVSGNPSESPWDPLFLSYIANARGQLLDGEPHHLKKRFASGGRAPHFDWHYVDHHLSHEASAFLAAPYEDTAVLTMDGRGEGVTTSLGQFVDGEYKRIKQVELPHSLGLLYEAVTDYLGFLHSSDEYKVMALASFGKPAYVDQFREIVKYRNDGSYTVDAPRLVERFGPRRERGGPLTQHHYDIAHSLQVVLEETALELTRWLHERTGLSHLAMAGGVALNCVMNARLRDRGPFEDIWVQPAAGDAGTALGAALWTDYQQRVKQGDRSRRWHMNHAYLGPRYEDDEIEQFLKWSKTPYRRLNDIAAETADILASNRVIGWYQGRTEFGPRALGARSILASPIDPSMQARLNEIKDREDFRPVAPVVMEEHAADWFVDARVAPFMLFVFDVREDMKSRIPAVTHIDGTARVQTVNRSQHPLYYDLLAAFKARTGVPVLVNTSFNTRGEPMVNSPRDALESFWTSPLDALVIGPFLIEKPGARA